GGTTGACGCAGTATCAACTGCACCAGCTTATAAAAAAGCAGTAGAACAAGGCGTTAAGCTAGTATTCATGGATGGAGCAGCAGAAGGTCTTGAAGCAGGTAAGGATTATATCAGTATTGTTTCCGGTGACAACTATGGAAACGGTGCTCTAGCAGCGGACATTATGGCAGAAAAAATTGGTGGCAAAGGGAAAGTAGGTATCGTTTATCACGATGTTAACTTCTTCGTAACCAAAAACCGCTCAGATGCTTTTGAAGCAACAATCAAAGAGAAATATCCTGACATTGAAATCGTAGCACAAGGTGGAATTACAGACCCGAATAAAGGAGAAGAAGTTGCTTCAGCAATGCTGACAAGAAACCCAGACATTGATGGTATTTTCGCTCCTTGGGATGTACCCGCAGAAGGTGTAATGGCAGCAGCTCGTACAGCCGGAAGAGATGACTTAGTTGTGACAACAGTTGATTTAGGTACAAATGTAGCGATTTCAATCGCATCTGATGGAATCGTTCAAGGACTAGGTGCTCAATTACCTTATGATCAAGGTGTAGCACAGGGCATTCTTTCAGGATATGCGATATTAGGTAAAGAAGCTCCTCCTTATGTTGCTTCTCCTGCCATTGAAGTAACAAAAGAAAATGTTCTTGATTCTTGGAAATTAATTTATGGGGTTGAAGCTCCTTCAACTGTTAAAGATGCATTGAAATAAGAGACTAGTAACAAGTGTATAGAGGCTATCAATTTCTTAAAGCCTCTATAACCAAAGGAAGGTGAACAAACAATGGATCAACCTATTCTTGAAATGAAGAATATAAATAAAGCGTTTAATGGTATTACGGTTCTAGACCAGGTTAACTTTTCAGTGAAAAAAGGAGAAGTACATGCCTTAATGGGTGGAAATGGTGCAGGAAAATCTACATTAATGAAAATTCTTACAGGCGTTTATACTGCAGACAGTGGAGACATTTTAATTGAAGGAAAACCTGTAAGCATTAAAAGCTTTGATGACGCAAAGGCAAATAAGATCTCAATGATCTTCCAAGAGTTTAGCTTAGTACCAACCCTTACAGTTGCCCAAAATATCTTTTTAACGAGAGAAGATAAGACATCACTTGGGCTTTTAAATGATAAAGAATGTGAAAAGAAAACAGAGGTTCTATTAAAGGAACTTGGGGTTGATATCAGCCCATCTGATGTTGTTCAAAATCTAGGAGTTGGCTATTGGCAAATGACTGAGATTGCAAAAGCACTATCTCAGGAAGCGAAAATATTGATAATGGATGAGCCAACCTCTTCGTTAACTCAAACGGAAACGGAAGTATTATTCAAGTTTATCAATCAATTAAAAGCAAAGGGTTATGCGATTATTTATATATCTCACAGAATGGATGAGATTTTCGAAATTTGTGATCGCATCACGATCTTGCGTGATGGTCAATATATTACAACCGAGGATTGTAGTGAAACTGATCTTGATACAGTTATTCAGCATATTGTAGGACAAGAATTTGACCAAGCCTTTGAATATCAAGAGAGGGAATACTCGAAAGAAGCACCGCCGATTTTTGAGGTAAAAAATGTAAGCGCTGGAGATAAGGTTCAAAATATTAATCTTAAAATACAACCTGGAGAAATAGTAGGAATTGCTGGATTGATGGGGAGTGGCCGAACGGAATTAGTTCGTTGCTTATTTGGAATTGACTCAATAGAAAGTGGTGAAATTTACGTTGATGGTCAAAAACGTTCAATTAATTCGGCTAAGGATGCAATAGACTCAGGGATTGCATTAATTCCCGAGGATCGACGTGTGCAAGGATTGGTTCTAGAACATAGTGTGAAAGACAATATGATTCTACCAATCTTATCTAAAGTGAATAAAGGATTGTTTATTGATAACAAAAAAGCAAATGAAATAAGCAATCAACTTGTCAAAAAGTTAAATGTTAAAACTGATGATATCTTTAAAAAATCAGGCCTATTGTCAGGTGGAAATCAGCAAAAAATTGTTCTTGCAAAATGGTTAGCAAATAACCCAACCGTTTTATTGCTTGATGAACCAACAATTGGTGTAGACATTGGAGCAAAAACAGAAATTATCGACATTATTAGAGAATTAGCTATTAGCGGCAAGGCCATACTTGTCATTTCATCAGAAATCCCTGAACTTCTTGCTATGAGTGATCGTGTTCTTGTGATGCATCAAGGCAAGATAAAAAAGGAACTACAACGAACTGAGATTAAATCAGAGGAGGATCTACAATATGCAATCCAAGGTTTCTAAAGTGGAAAAACCAGCATTACCTATGTTTAAGAAATTTGAATGGCGTAACTATATCGTCTATTTTGCCTTCGTAGGAGTGTTAATCTACTTTTCTATCAATTTATATGATGAAGGGTTTTTATCTTCAAGCAATCTATTAAACATTGTGAGACAAACAGCAACCATTTCTTTAATGGCACTTGCAATGACATTTGTTATCAGTACAGGTGAAATTGATCTTTCTGTTGGTTCGATAGCCGCTTTATCTTCATTAGTTGGAGCATTAGCACTACAGGCAGGCTACGGTATCATTGGCGGATTAATCGGTGGTGTTGGTACAGGTATTGTTGTTGGCCTAATTAACGGTTTACTCGTTACAAAAGTAGCAATTCCATCCTTCCTAGTAACACTAGGGACAATGGGAGCGATAAAAGGTGTTGCGATGTGGGTAACAGATACAGCTCCAGTTCCAATTGTTAACTCAAATTTCAACTTTATCTTTGGTTCTGGTGATATTGGGCCAATTCCGGTATTACTTTTATGGACGGTTGTCTTTACAATCATTGCTCATGTTTTACTACGTAAGACGTCTTTTGGAAGACAAGTATTAGCAACTGGTGGTAATGAAAGCGCTGCACGTTTCTCAGGTGTAAAGACGATGAAAATTAAGTTGCTCGTTTTCTTAGGAACAGGTGCAATGGCTGGTTTAGCGGGATTACTTTATGCAGGCCGTATGAACGCAGGAAGATTTTCATTCGGTGAAGGAGATGAGCTTTCTGTTATTGCTGCTGTCATTTTAGGTGGAACAAGTCTTTTTGGTGGAGTCGGGACAATTATTGGAACACTCGTAGGATCTTTAATGATTGGGACAATTAATAATGGACTTATCATTATGGGGCTGGATGTTAGTCAGCAAATGATTATAAAAGGAATCATCATCATTTTAGCTGTAGCTTTCGGTAAAAAAGCAATTAAGAGATAAATAGAGAAAAGGAATCATCAAGAAGAAATGACAGAGCAGGAGGATGAAACATGGATAAAATAAAGGTCGGGATTATTGGTACAGGTTTTATTGGGCCAACTCATATCGAAGCAATTAGAAGACTTGGATTTGTAGAAGTGGTTGCTTTAGCAGAAACAAGCCAGGAGCAAGCGGAAACAAAAGCTGCTGAACTTGGTATTCCACTTGCTTATGGAGATTACCGCGAAATGCTTAAAAATGATGAGATCGAGGTTGTGCATAACTGTACGCCAAATCATGTTCACTTTGCGATAAATAAGGACATCATTTTAGCCGGTAAACATGTGATATCTGAAAAGCCGTTAGCAATGAACAGTGAAGAGTCAGCAGAATTGTTGACTCTAGCTAAAACAAAAGATGTTGTT
This genomic stretch from Metabacillus sp. B2-18 harbors:
- a CDS encoding substrate-binding domain-containing protein; protein product: MKKNLLISVLMLLVFSVIIGCGNKEEAQTTEGSTEKNENYLSESGPLTINPEIPDIEVLDKGPNGEQAVSAKSLQLTEEELQKIKDGNYKAAIVMHYSGTDYMNAAVGAMQDTFEKMGIEVVAVTDAQFKAEKQVNDIETVLAKKPDIMISVPVDAVSTAPAYKKAVEQGVKLVFMDGAAEGLEAGKDYISIVSGDNYGNGALAADIMAEKIGGKGKVGIVYHDVNFFVTKNRSDAFEATIKEKYPDIEIVAQGGITDPNKGEEVASAMLTRNPDIDGIFAPWDVPAEGVMAAARTAGRDDLVVTTVDLGTNVAISIASDGIVQGLGAQLPYDQGVAQGILSGYAILGKEAPPYVASPAIEVTKENVLDSWKLIYGVEAPSTVKDALK
- a CDS encoding sugar ABC transporter ATP-binding protein, with amino-acid sequence MDQPILEMKNINKAFNGITVLDQVNFSVKKGEVHALMGGNGAGKSTLMKILTGVYTADSGDILIEGKPVSIKSFDDAKANKISMIFQEFSLVPTLTVAQNIFLTREDKTSLGLLNDKECEKKTEVLLKELGVDISPSDVVQNLGVGYWQMTEIAKALSQEAKILIMDEPTSSLTQTETEVLFKFINQLKAKGYAIIYISHRMDEIFEICDRITILRDGQYITTEDCSETDLDTVIQHIVGQEFDQAFEYQEREYSKEAPPIFEVKNVSAGDKVQNINLKIQPGEIVGIAGLMGSGRTELVRCLFGIDSIESGEIYVDGQKRSINSAKDAIDSGIALIPEDRRVQGLVLEHSVKDNMILPILSKVNKGLFIDNKKANEISNQLVKKLNVKTDDIFKKSGLLSGGNQQKIVLAKWLANNPTVLLLDEPTIGVDIGAKTEIIDIIRELAISGKAILVISSEIPELLAMSDRVLVMHQGKIKKELQRTEIKSEEDLQYAIQGF
- a CDS encoding ABC transporter permease, with translation MQSKVSKVEKPALPMFKKFEWRNYIVYFAFVGVLIYFSINLYDEGFLSSSNLLNIVRQTATISLMALAMTFVISTGEIDLSVGSIAALSSLVGALALQAGYGIIGGLIGGVGTGIVVGLINGLLVTKVAIPSFLVTLGTMGAIKGVAMWVTDTAPVPIVNSNFNFIFGSGDIGPIPVLLLWTVVFTIIAHVLLRKTSFGRQVLATGGNESAARFSGVKTMKIKLLVFLGTGAMAGLAGLLYAGRMNAGRFSFGEGDELSVIAAVILGGTSLFGGVGTIIGTLVGSLMIGTINNGLIIMGLDVSQQMIIKGIIIILAVAFGKKAIKR